The DNA window cggccgcattcattgaaagatccccggcactagtggttaattaacctctagtgccacggattGCACACCGTTTCTAATGAATGCTGGCcgtggccgcatttattgagaagatccctgagGCACTAGACGCTAAATGGGGAcaggtttccccattcattcacctctagtgctctttgattggctggggaaaggaaaatcctgatgacgcttgagctgtcatatTCAGATTCATAATAAAGGAAAACCCAAATTCGAATTTTGGGTTTTATACACATGACAAAATGCTTTGTGTagcaattattatattttttgcaaaagttgATTTTCCCTTGAATGATTTTGTTTGTAATTGGAAGCAAATTACTGCATTTCACAACTTCACTATGATggagacataaaaaaatatattctgccaGGGTGTATTGATTTTAATGCAGACTGACACTGCAtcaaaactttgataaatcacgGTAAATTCACAAATATTCTTAAAACAGATTCTCtttagagaaaataaaagataagatTACTAGGAGGAATGGATCTATTTGGGGAGCCACAAAGCACAAATGTGGGATTTAGGGTGTATATAAGTCTACCACTCTTAACTTGAAGTCACTATCCTTTGGGAGTCAGGCCTCTATCCATGGTGGTAAAAAAGGGCACTTGTGGGTATAACCAATCATTTTTGTAATTGGGGGCATGGCAGCCGTGTGTCCTTTGGCTACATTCCTTGTAATATTAGGTTTCCCTATTTGTCATCCCCAAAAGTTGGAGGGATATGTGTAAATGGTAAATCATTTACTTTAGATAAGATGCAAACATTAATATTGTATGTTTGAAAACTGCGGTTAAACACAAAAACTATCCTGCAAACTCACTACAATCCATGCTTTCATATGCTTTACTGGCCATGTTTTTTGGGCATCATCATATGTGCATAATGAAAGCAGTTATTCATCAGGAGTCTCTTGGTGGAGCTTGGTGAGAAATTGGGGGGGCAAACAGTCACCTGACTAAAACTTAACTGAGCTTTGTCAGTTTGTACATCATATTTGTATGTTATGGGTCTTTCCATGTAGAGTGATCCCCCGACACTGACACACTGAAATTCTCACTATTCTCCATCTGTGTCACAAAATGGCCAGTGTGACATTAGGTGTTAAGGTAGAAGGGTCCTGTTTGCATGACTTTTGTTGCATCCCGGTGACATGGGCACTGACAGGATGGTCATCACAGGGTCCTGCAGCATTCAGCAGCAATGTCACACAGGAGGTGAATACATGACAGGTAAGCTAAACTAGTCAAGACAACATAGACCAACTAATAACAGTCTTTGATATTTAGACTTGCAAGGCTTTTATGAGAGACATTTTAACTACCATTTttgtatgaaatgtatattttttttatagagacatacacacatatgtatatggAGGAAGCCAGAATCTCACATTACAAGGGTAAACATGTAACCCCTTTGCACCTGGTATCCTGGCCAGAATTTAAACCTAGAATCCAGCACCTAAAAGGCTAAAGGGTTAGCCACTTGGCCACCCATGTTGCCCTCATCTCAATCTTTTTGTCTGTGCATTGGGAGATTATGCATTTGGATTGGCAGCCTTAAGGTGAGGCAATTTAATGCAATACTTAACGCCTTAATGAACCACACCAGGAAGGCTGTGTGTAAGCAgacacaaaggacctgatttatgaaagatctcgaaggctagagagaatacacttccatcagtggagctgggtgatgtACAAAACATGAAATGGCAGCAAGTTTATGTGGAACAAGAGGCGCCCCAGAATAGCTCTCCGGTACCTTACTAGACCTAAAATATTGGGCGGAGCGGGGGTCCCTGATATCAGATGCTACTACAGAGCAGCTATAATGACCCGGGTAGTTGATTGGTTCCATAACAGGGATCGGAAGAGCTGGGTTCTGTTGGAAAATATTCTGTCCCCTGTTAATCTTCGCTCTTTATTATGGATAGACAGGTCTAAGCTCCGTCCACACTGTTCGATTCCGATTATTACATCCGACCTTCTGAGGGAATGGGACATCCTGGTTAGAGGGGGCCTTGTATCTTCTAAAGTAGGGCCCATGACCCCCTTGTTTGACAATCCCTCTTTCGCTCCTGCAATGAACGGAAAACAATTTTTATCCTGGACGGCTAGGGATCATAGGCAGATTTGTAGTGTTTTGCAGAATGGGAGGGTTCCGCTCCTCTCCTCCTTAGACGCCAGGGTGCAGCGGATGCCGAACGCCTGGTTATTGCATTCTCAATTATCCTCTTTTATACCACAATTTTTGGCCACTTACGCCACACAAAGGAGTTTAACGGCATTCGAGCGGCTATTATGCTCTGAAAATAGGCCGATTCAAGTTATATCCCAGGTATATGAGATGCTAATCAGAATATCTGCTAACAAGGATCCCACCTTTACGAGAATTTGGGAGAAAGATTTGGGGGTAACTATTTCCCCATTGGAGTGGGAAAAGGCTTTTGTCTTGACCCATAAGATGGCTCGACCGtgtaaggcccaagagaccaattataaaatcatCTCCAGGTGGTATGTGTGCCCCACAGACATACATCGTTTCTCCTCTTCGATTTCTGATCGGTGCTGGAGATGTGACACTCAACAGGGCACAAtgttacatatctggtgggaGTGCCCGGGTATTCGTGAATTATGGGATCAGATAGCCGATATTTATAATACTGTGACTGGCTCTACCTTAAAGTTGACCCCTCAAATGTCATTGCTGTCCATTCTTCCTGGGTCAATCAAGGCTTGCAAGAGGGATGTACTTCGACATTTTCTCACGGCAGCTAGAACAATTATACCCCGGAAGTGGAAGCAACCCTTGGTTCCCACCATGAGAGATTGGTTGGtggaattggaaaaaatacaacGTATGGAGGGATTAATAGCAGAGGATGAGGATAAGACTGAACAATACAAGNNNNNNNNNNNNNNNNNNNNNNNNNNNNNNNNNNNNNNNNNNNNNNNNNNNNNNNNNNNNNNNNNNNNNNNNNNNNNNNNNNNNNNNNNNNNNNNNNNNNNNNNNNNNNNNNNNNNNNNNNNNNNNNNNNNNNNNNNNNNNNNNNNNNNNNNNNNNNNNNNNNNNNNNNNNNNNNNNNNNNNNNNNNNNNNNNNNNNNNNNNNNNNNNNNNNNNNNNNNNNNNNNNNNNNNNNNNNNNNNNNNNNNNNNNNNNNNNNNNNNNNNNNNNNNNNNNNNNNNNNNNNNNNNNNNNNNNNNNNNNNNNNNNNNNNNNNNNNNNNNNNNNNNNNNNNNNNNNNNNNNNNNNNNNNNNNNNNNNNNNNNNNNNNNNNNNNNNNNNNNNNNNNNNNNNNNNNNNNNNNNNNNNNNNNNNNNNNNNNNNNNNNNNNNNattttattttaagtatatttctgttcatgtgaaatgtcactttttgtacaATGTGTTATTGTATTTGGGGCTGCAAGACCTCATGtttatgtatgtgatattttctgtatctgttttattatgtttttgatctttaataaaaacggattgaaacaaaaaacatgaaatggattttttaaaaaccatttgcaatttgctagcaaatgttttgaatcctggaccagatccgttccaacTGGTTTTGTGGACTTTGGCACAAACCACAAAAATTTGTCAAATAATGCTAAAAtttagaattaaatatatatgtcctGTTAGCCATTTCATCCATATTATATTCAGTTTCTGTTTCAGTTTATATTCAATCTGCAATATATCTCATTACTTATGTTCACTTAGTTGCTCCTAAAACCTTTGCATTTGCTGCGAAGATCAAAACTATTTCCTCTTTTATTGTTCTAAGAATAATGAAAGAGGAAATTGTTCTGATCTTCACATTTGCAGATGGCAGATAAAATGTGTCttatcaaataaatacaaaagcccTACAAATCTAAGTGTTCAACATATGATTGGAGATATACTGGAGATCACATGACAACGGATTCAGGTATATTTTATGGGCTTAACATTTCGCAGGACGTGGGAAGTTGGATGTTTCTGAACGGGGGTTGGGTTTTGGTGTTTTAAGAAACAAACGTATCTTTTACATATTGTTGTACCTGGGGCAgccattctctccagccttggagagctttattaaatcagggacaCTGGCTCTAATGATTGTATTCTAGATCAATATTTGATAAGAACATTTATTAACAATCAAGTGTTGGTAGCAGTGTGGGGAGTGTGTGGTAGAGCAGTGGGTGACCGATAGCCTCATAGTTTTCTATTGAACTGGTGGTATAGTTCTGATCTGTATTGGATTTGATATCAAGTAGTGATGATCCAGGCAAATGATCGATACCAGGGTAATATTGATAAGTGATCATGCAAATGTCTAAAGCCTTGTCTTCAATGgctttaaaaaagctttaaactgCATAGCATGGCAACACTTGGTTTCAGGAGTACATGAGGCTTCGACACAGGGCAAAGCAGCATGCTGTGTTGAAACAGAAGCAAAGCTGGAGCTTCTATGGAAATTACTTTGAATAGTAAGCTTTTGCAGTGTATTTTAGATGCttctaaaaacacattgaaagcattttgaaaTGGAGAGTAGTCCTTACATGGCAAATTTTAGActgtcaattttattttctgctgacAAATACTATGCTTGAAAAATACacttgcaatattaaaaaaaaggtatagaaTTAAATGGTTCATTGTGCAACAAGAGGATATTAATAATTGACGCTGTGTTGGGAGGATATTACCAACGCTCTCTTAAAGGGGCTAATTTAGACCGACACCTGCCTTGAACTGCCCACCAGGGTTCCAGCTGAGGCAGGAGGTGTATATTGCTGTGTTTGTTTCCAGTTATGTGTAATAGGAGACACTGTCATTCAATCCCATGAAGCAGTGTCTATATAAACAGTTGTGAAAATGTTAATTATAATGACATCTGACATCCACATTGTTAATTACAATGACATTACCATCGTGGCACCTTGTGTCCtcaatatgtacagtacatgacaCACAGGACGCATATAATGCTGTCACTTGTCAATCATAGTTACATTTATAGCTGCCTTCTTTTTAAAGTAGGTCATTGGGGTCTAATGATTTCATCTCAATGAACAGGTGTTTCTAGCAGTAATATGTTAATGAACTAAGCTAATGGATCAGATTTCCCAGTTTGCAATATAAATCAATGGAGTGTTTTGCTTATGGTGCATACAATAAACTTATGACACCAGGCAAATATAAAGTTAAGGCttgtaaatacataatataaagatTCTTTATGCAATTTTCAGTTTGGTGCTTTTAGAAATATTAGGAGTACATTCATACTGTACAGTACAACCAACCACAGCACATGGCATTGCAAATTCTGCTTTGTGCCATGCTGTGCTGCTAAATAAAGGCCCTGTGTGCATAATGAAACTAATATGAATCAGCcctgtctatatttttttaaaataggtagGATAGGGACCTTAGTACGTTTTGATATCTCCTTTCTGTGGTCCCTTGCACTCTGATGGTGAGCGGAAGGGGCAGCACTACAAGTGAATATTACTTTTCACTGCTTAAAGGAGGAAAGATCGCAGAAGTGGCTTAAGCTACATATACACATCAGATAGTAGTAGCGCAAAACAAATGGTCATGCTCGTATCGGGTGAAAATCTCACATGTGCACAGTGGatccccaatgtcattcatcttATAAAGGAGAGCACATCAGTGTGATACTTGCTCatcctctcccctctcctctcaaCAGAGCAAATGGCATTGTgtgtacaatgtttgtttgtttatcaTTCACtggatatcggacaagaatcttgtgtgtgtacagtgctcgttgtcatcctggtggatccacggacaatggatgatgaactatcataatggaagtgaaaagggagagagcgcagcggggtgcccctccgtcattctccccctccgctctccatagagcagaacggtgctgtatgtgcagtgctcgttcatgcatcgtgcagtcatttgtggttggaaaggattgtgaaagatcctttccaacgacaattatttgcacgtgtgtacattgccttaaTCAGGGGGCTGCTAATCCACTTTTGCCCAATCAAAGCTGGTCCAGGACCAGATACCATTGTCTATTGACAGGGAGTCTGCAGGGAGGTccaacaagacaaaaaaatgtatatttagctaTTATTCCCAAAGCTGAGCCTCAAAACAACACATTGCTGAAAGGTTGCAATGGATTTAGGAGGTGTGAGCTTTGCAGCTCTCTGATTTCTGCAAAACAATCACAAACACGGTACAAAAACAGACAGCATTTCCTGACCATGAGCTAAAATTGTGGGCTTGCTTTTTTGGTTGTCTAAGTACTTATAtcagaaaaaacacatttcaaattattgcttattattgtgtgTTTGGATGTATTCTTGAACATATTAAACAATTTCTTTTTGACTGACTCCGAAAAATAATGTCAACGCATCCAAAATGTAGCGGTTTTTAAAACACGTCCATTTACAAATGTCTCTGCTTGCTTTACAATTGTATCCAGTTTGAGCCCTATTCCACAGGTACATTTATGTTTGCAAGCAAGCAGATTGTAATGGAACAAATGGAACAGAATTTTCTTTCATGTGCAATGTGATGCCTTTATTTAGTTCAGAAATGTGTCCCTCTGACGTCATTCTGGTGAAAGGTTAACCTCTggaacaataatgttttttcctgttttggcAAATGGTCACAGCAGCAGATTTATTAGGTAAGGTTAAGGTGCCAAAAGTAGACCCTGGATGTGGAACAGGGCCAGAAACTGTTGTGAATATTAGTTAAGTCTCAACAGTTCTCTGTGTAACTCTGAGATCCCACTCCCACACGTTTTATTACTTAGGGGTCACAGACTTTTATCTGCCAATCctaattgtttgttttaattaatgACATTGAGCCTGAGTGTTAAACATGGAATATAATACAGGACCGGACAGTCACTGGAGCAAAACCGCTTCTCTTCAACCTAATGAGATTGGGAACTGCTATGTGCAAGCGTTGCATTTTGGTTAAGGTGGGGTTGCTGTTTCTGGGGGCAACATGTTTCTGCTGGCCATAAAGTTGAATTTCCTCCTCTGGAGTATGTAGACACATAGCATTTGGTGTCCTTAGCAACTCCTCTTTGTAGGATTTTCCCTTCATATTAATGATCCAAAGCTTCCTTAGAATATTATGACAAAACATGGCTCCATTTCTACTTACAATGGGCTGAAAATGTGTGCCTTAAATAATAAAAGAGCTACTTTTACCTTTACCACCTACAATGGCGCACCTTCTTTCCTCACAAAAGTTCTTGTACTCTATTTATTGTTcaaagctgcataatatgctggcactatattaatactgttaattaatattattataaataataataatattaataatgaacattGAATTAAGGCAAggatgattttgtttttacattgttagCATTAGAGTGAAATGAAACATGGGAAAATGCTTCTGCTTTGAGTCTCCCAGGAGGTTTTTGCCATAGTTTGCACAGTATATTTGCACATTTGGGCAGATTTAACTTCCAAAATAAACTGCTTCAATGACACAAtccacctgatttattaaagctctccaagactggagaaggtgtAGACAattatgggagaacttggataatccaacaaaccttgaaaagatttcttaaaaatcattcgCTATATGTTGGCGAATATTTTAAGACAAAAAAGCTGACAGGGCATTATCTTATTTTTATCAAAAGAGATTTTACAGCCtcttctgttatatatatatatatatataaaaaaaagaacctgcctgTGCACACTTGTTATTAAGTGgactttggttctgctttaaggcttGTCTTACTATAAGAAGAATTATGTATCATAGATATCATCAAAAAGAAATACCACATCCATTACTCATACCTCCTAATACTTCCAAATCTAAACTTGGAACAATGTTAAGCCCTGCTGGCCTCAATCTACGCAGATCTCTCCCCTGTCTGTCTAACCACATCAGCATAGAGGTTAAACTATTCTCATTTCCCTGACACCATTGCTTTGAGGGTTTGTGAACCTGGACAGTTGGGAAGTAGGTTGTgcctatatttttataatatagaatACATGACGATTGCTCAGAAATAGGATCTGATGTGATGGAATGCATAGCCTTTATTTATAGGGCCAGTTGATCCAAACTGATATTTCCTCTGTTGGTAGGGGGGTCAAGTGTTGGTCAGTGTGGAACCACTTGCCATCTTTTATTATGCTTTGAGACATAGGTTATTATATTCATGGTTCTTAGAATACGGATGTGCCTGTCTTACCCAATAGTGGTGGTTATGTTACAGTATGAGAACTGAAACAGGATTCCAGCAAgagtaaaaatacttttctttttctttctttctttctaacactactctttctttctatctatctgtctTCTTATCTGTTTCTACTTATGAGAGTTTCTTTGTACATTGTAAAAGTATATCCTtgtatatcaatataaatatattggtcaTTTGTATCATTGATGATTACAATGTCAACCTTACTCGCATACATAAATGTTAAAGAATCTTATAACTGCAcagagttacaaaaaaaacataataataaattgagtTAGGTAGTGATTGAATGAATAACTAGTAACCTTTATCAGTAGGCACAGGATCCCTAGTGCTTGTGGCTCCTGTGTATCCACAGGACTCAATCCATTATTAGGACACACTGGCCGTACTAGTAGCTCTGCAGCAGGGGCTCTGCCGTCTAAACCTGCAACTGAAAACACCTAAAGGAGCTTTATAGGTAAAATGGCAATCCTGCTGAGTAAATGAGTTATCAATGTTCTTTATGAAGCTGTCTGCCTGGTAATGTCAGATAACAGTCTTACCTTGAAGAAGAATTAATCTTTTTTaaaccatcttttttttatagcttgaGATGAAAGAAACTAagcttctttctcttcttcttatCTCAAATCCTcattttacagacattttcttCAAGAGGCTGTTCTATTAAACAGCGATGGTGGATCAAACCCTTATGTTCCTTGGTGCTTTGCAATATTCATGAAATAATATATGTATCAGCTCATAAAAAGCTGCTTGATATTTATTCATAATGTAGTGTCTGTGTTATTGTGTTGTCTATGTTGTCACATAGGGCTGCTATCAGGAAGACGGGATGGTAATGGGTACTTTTGTACCAGACCCTGATCTACAATACTAGATTTTGGCAATTAGAGAGGGGAATTCTAGAAActtctgatggtggtcctgccCAAGATCATAGATTAGAGGTGTGTCATGATAATTGACCTTTGTATTGAAATAGATCAAACACCTAAACATTGCACATACAACCATAGCTAATGTTTGGCATTCACAATTTTCTCTCTCTATGgtattttcaatattaaaattgATATGTATAAATGGATGATTTGCGATTAACTACGGGTATTCAAAGTACACTCCATACcattattaaagtaaaacattgattggtaaaaaaaaacaaaaaatccagatTGTCTGATGACATTTTacccaaaaatgaataaaaaaataattaatatattgatCAATTTTTAATCAATTCAAAATTTTATCTAATTGATGGTCTAATTGATCAATAATATCACACAGTACATGGTTAGAAGGAGGGGGTCTGGTAATGAATCCTTTTTCCAAGGGACAAACAACTCTCTCTAAAGATTCACACATTGTTTAATATTacgtaaaaaaaattattaaaaagaccCCACAATAGATACAGTTGTACAGACTAGATTGTGTCACAGCTGTATCGTTCCTTCtctattttaaatatgaaatttgcattatttattggtatatatgtgtgtgaattCAACACTGGCACAACACGTGCTCAATGCCCTCACAACCCATCCTAATTCACTGGCTCTgatttgtaatatatacattAGCACAGCTCCTACTGTGATGACATTATTCATTGACGGTTACAGCCGCTTTATACAGTTCAGTTTTAGTCAATAACACACAAaccatttgaacttttttttagaaatattatttcaatatttttatcgGATTGTTCTAAATTactgcagaaagaaaatgaaagtgtATAATGCCTGTCATTACCAGAAGAGGCATCATTCCACAACATACTTTTAATCTCATGGGTTTTGAATGCAGCTAAAAGCTTGGAAAGGTTCACTAAgacttttaatgattttttcagttttataaataacatCTGAAAGTTGAAGAAATAAAGAATAGAGAGAAGAGCATCTGGGGTGAACatggaaagaagagaagaatCTCCGCAGGCAAAAAAATGTAGGTATTGCTTGTAGAGTAGAGCACGGACagagaggattctgggaggtgCAAGACAGAGCAGGGGGGAGTACTCTATCCAGCAGAAAGTGTAAGACGCAATTTAATGTACAGGCTGGCGTCACGACGCTCCACAGGAATGTCCTACAGCTTATTGTACACCTTCCATCATCTTGAGGAACTCTGTGGAGAAATAAAGCAAACATGTTATAGAATGTGTAAGATCCATAATGGAAACAGAAGAAAATTTATATCTGACTCATCTCTGAAAAGTTTAAGTTAATAATGTGTCATACCAGCACTTGCCTATTTTTTTAGGCAGACCTCTGATGTCTCTATTTGCACCCCCACTAGCTACTAAAAATCTGTTGAAGAAGCTGTACAAGACCAACCAATAGACTTTATCAAAAATTTTGAATAAAcagataataatttatttattgcccACCCGTATGATCTCTCATCAACTGTGGAACCTGGAACCGGTCACTAATTGGCTTTCCAATTACCAGAAGTCTAAACTGCTAACAGATTTCAGGACAATGTAGGATCCCCTGCACTTTGCAAAATGTACCAGCACTATGTAAGATAGGACAAATCTAAGCAATCTATCAAGTTTGTATCCATTGTGCATGTCTATATTACATAGTTGATATAACCCAGCATTGGTTTTTGAGAGCCTTACTTCACTATGGCAGCTTGGCAAACTTTCAATGAGTTTCTTCACCAAACATATTGAGTAGCAGTGGAACCAAAAAGGGCAAAGGGACACAAATATACCATGGCCCATACATATGAGTGCTAGGTTCTATTGTGGAACAAGGCCAATGTCATCTGATCCTTTCAAGCAGGAGGTGGTGCCTGTCCATCTCAAGGTGGGGGGAGGGGACATGTTTTAcaacatgcaaaatacaaaacTCACCATCAAAGTCAATCTTTCCATCATTGTTTTTGTCTCCGTCCCTCATGAGCTCATCAATCTCTTCATCTGTAATACTCTCTCCTGAAGAGCGCAGGATCTCAGCCAATTCATCACTATCAATGTAGCCATCAGCATTCCTAATAGAAAGTAACAGACATCCTTAACTAGGGTCCAGGGATGCTATAAGTGCACGTAAATTAACACAAGTATCTGTGTCAATGCTTGTTAATGGATCAAAAATTTACCTATGAAGCCGTCACTTACTTGTCAAAGATGCGGAAGCATTCAGCCAACTCCTCTTCACTTTTTCCTTGCGCATCCTCTTTCATCTGGCGCACCATCATGACCAAGAACTCTTCAAAGTCGATGGTACCGCTGCCTGCAAGATTTCATAGGTGTTAGCATATTTCTTGGCCCAGTACatagtacatttttatacatttatcacaTACCCAAGGAAACAGGTCATCTTTTACTTCTAAAGTGCCACTGGTTTTGTCTGTACCATGTTTATGACCTACTGTACTAGACATGGACTGTAAGGAAACCAGGTAAGGGTCTGTAAAAAGTCTTTTCAAGGTGACTCCACTATGGTGATATGTTTAATATGCACACCAAATGTGCATTCCGCAG is part of the Pyxicephalus adspersus chromosome 3, UCB_Pads_2.0, whole genome shotgun sequence genome and encodes:
- the TNNC2 gene encoding troponin C, skeletal muscle, producing MPQPTDQQMDARSFLSEEMIAEFKAAFDMFDTDGGGDISTKELGTVMRMLGQNPTKEELDAIIEEVDEDGSGTIDFEEFLVMMVRQMKEDAQGKSEEELAECFRIFDKNADGYIDSDELAEILRSSGESITDEEIDELMRDGDKNNDGKIDFDEFLKMMEGVQ